CAGCTCGAAACGGTGACCGGCTGCCGCCTTGAGCAGCGCGGGGAGTTCGGCCTCGGTGGTTCGGACGACGTCCGGGTTCGGCCGGGCCTCCTCCGGTGCCAGGATCCGCTGGTACGGGGTGCCCTGGACGTCGGGCTGCAGCGTACGCAGCGGCTCGTGGCGGGTGACGACGTCGGCGAGGGCTGCGGTGAGCGCCTGCCGGTCCAGGGTGCCGGTCAGACGCAGGGCCGCGGGGACGGTGTAGGTGGTGTGCCCGCCGTCGAGACGGCTCATGAACCACAGTCGCTGCTGGCCGTAGGAGAGGGGGACGGGGTCGGGGCGGCTCGGCAGCGGCAGCAGGGCGGGCCGCCGGCCGTCCCGTGTGTCGGCCAGACGGGTGGCGAGGGCGGCCGGGGTCGGGGCCTCGAAGACGGCTCGTACGGGCAGCGCGGTACCGAAGGCGGTCCTGATCCGGTCGGCGAGGCGCATGGCGAGCAGGGAGTCGCCGCCGAGGTCGAAGAAGGAGTCGTCCGCGCCGACCTGGTGGGCCTCGATGCCGAGGACACCGGCGAACAGGCCGCAGAGGATCTCCTCCTGCGGGGTGCGCGGGGCCCGGGTGGCGCCGGTGACGCCGGCGGCGGCCGGGACCGGGAGGGCGGCGCGGTCCAGCTTGCCGTTGGCGGTCAGGGGCAGCCGGTCCAGGACGACGACCGTGGCGGGGACCATGTGCTCGGGCAGGGTGAGTGCGGTGTGGGCGCGAAGTGCCGCCGGGTCCAGTGGTCGTTCGGCCACGGCGTATCCCACCAGCCGCCCGTCATGGACCAGGACGACCGCGCGGGACACCTCGGGATGGGCCGCGAGTGCGGCCTCCACCTCGCCCGTCTCGATGCGGAAGCCCCGGATCTTGACCTGGTCGTCGGCGCGGCCGGTGTACTCCAGGCGCCCGTCGGCCGTCCGGCGGGCCAAGTCGCCGGTACGGTACATCCGTTCACCGGGTGCGCCGAACGGGTCCGCGACGAAGCGGCCCGCCGTGAGGCCCGGTCGCCCGAGGTAGCCGCGGGCCAGACCGGCGCCGGCGACGTACAACTCGCCCGTCACGCCCGGCGGGACCAGCCGCAGACCGGCGTCCAGGACGTGGGCGCGCAGATCGGGGATGGGCTCGCCGATGCCCTCGCAGCGCTCCCGGGTGAGCGGGAGGCCGGTGACGTGGACGGTGGTCTCGGTGATGCCGTACATGTTCACCAGCGCTGGGGCGTCCTCGGCGTGCCGGGTGAACCACTCGGCGACGGGCGTGACGTCGAGGGCCTCACCGCCGAAGATGATGTGACGGAGCCTCAGATCTTCTGAAACGGAAGGGAGTTCGGCGTCGGCCCGTACCAGTTCACCGAAGGCGGAGGGGGTCTGGTTGAGGACGGTGACCCGTTCCCTCGCGAGCAGCCGCAGGAACTCGTGCGGGTCCCGGGTGACGTCGTGCGGTACGACGACGAGGGTGCCGCCGTGCAGGAGTGCTCCCCACAGTTCCCAGACGGAGAAGTCGAAGGCGTAGGAGTGGAACAGGGTCCACACGTCGTCGGGGCCGAAGTCGAACCAGTGGCGGGTGGAGTCGACGAGGCGGACCACGTTGCGGTGCGGGACGGCGACGCCCTTCGGCCGTCCCGTGGAGCCCGAGGTGTAGATGACATAGGCGAGGTGATCCCCCGTCAGCCGCGGGAGCTCGGCGTCGCACGGAGACGTCATGTCGTCGTCCAGGACCAGCACGGGTACGTCCGTGGCGGGCAGACCCGGTGCCACCTCCCGCGTGGTCAGCAGCAGGACGGGCGCGGAGTCGCCGAGCATGTACGCGAGCCGTTCGGCGGGATACTCCGGGTCCAGCGGGACATAGGCCGCGCCGGTCTTCAGGACGGCCAGGATCGCGACGACCAGGTCCGTGGAGCGGGGCAGCGCGAGGGCGACCAGGCGCTCGGGGGCGGCACCGCGGGACGCCAGCACGGAGGCCAACGCCGTTGCACGTGCGTCCAGTTCGGCATAGGTGAGGCGGGTGTTCCCGTGCACCACGGCCATCGCGCCGGGGGTGCGGGCGGCCTGGCCGGTGAAGAGGTCGGTGAGGGCTTCGGGCGGGGCGGCGGACCGGGGTGCGCCACTGCTCGTGAACTGCTCCCGCTCCCCCGGCAGGAGCGCCTCCACCTCGCGCACGCGGCGGGACGGGTCATCTGCCAGTTGTGCCAGCACCACGGCGAAGCGGTCCATGAGGGTGCGGGCGCCGGCCTGGTCGTACACGTCGGGACGGTAGGAGAGACGCAGGGCCAGGCGGCGGGCGGGCAGGACGGCGAGGGTCAGGGGGTAGTGGGTGGCGTCGCGGCCGGCGAGCTGGGTGACGCGGCCCTCCCCCGGGCCGCCGGCCGCGGGGTGGCTCTCGAAGGCCAGCAGGGTGTCGAAGAGGTCGCCGGTGCCGGTGGCGCGCCGGATGTCGGCGAGGCCGAGGTGCTGGTGCGGGAGCAGGGCGGCCTGTCGCTCCTGGAGAGCGGTGAGGAATCCGGAGACGGTGTCGCCGTCGTCCCAACGCACCCGGGTGGGGACGGTGTTGATGCAGAAGCCGACCATTGAGGCCACGTTCCGCAGCTCGGGCGGGCGGACGGTGACGGTCTGGCCGAAGGCGGTGTCGGTGCGGCCGGTGAGACGTCCGAGCAGGACACCCCAGGCGCCCTGGACCAGGGTGTTGAGGGTGATGCCCAGGGTGCGGGCCGCGGTCTCGGCGGCGATGGTCGCCGACTCGGTGAGCTCGACGACGAGTTCGTGCGGCAGCACTGCCGTGCCGACCGCCGCTCCGGGGGCCAGGAGGGTGGGTTCCTCGACGCCGTCCAGGGTCTTGTGCCAGGCCGCCTCGGCGGCGGCGCGGTCCTGCCGGGAGAGCCAGGCGAGGTAGTCGCGATAGGGCGGGGTCGGGGCCAGCGCGGTGGGGTGCTCTCCCGCGTACAGGGCGGTGAACTCCCGTACCAGCAGCTGCTTCGACCAGCCGTCGAGGAGGATGTGGTGGTTGGTGATCACCAGGCGGTACCGGTCGGCCGCCCAGCGGACGAGCACGTGGCGCAGCAGCGGCGGGCGTGCCAGGTCGAAGCGGCGGGCGCGCTCCTCGTTCAGGATCCGCTGCCAGGCCGCCTCGCGCGGAGCGTCGTCGAGCGCGCTCACGTCCTCTTCGGACCAGGGCAGTTCGACGTCCGTGGGCACGATCTGGAGGGGCGCCGCGGTCTCACGGCGGCGGAAGCAGGCACGCAGGTTGGGGTGCCTGTCGAGCAGGGCCTGGCCGGCGGCGCGTACGGCGGCGGGGTCGACGTCACCGGTCAGCTCCAGGATCTGCTGGGCGGCGTAGACGTCGGGTGCCTGGTCGTCGTCGTACAGGGCGTGGAAGAGCAGCCCTTCCTGCAACGGCGACAGGGGCAGGATGTCGGCAATTCCGGACCGGGTCACCGTGGGTTACCTCCACTCGCTTGCGAACTCGGCTTCGAGTTCGTCGATCTCCGCTTGGGACAGGGACACCAGGGGCACGTCGGACGGGGTGTGCCCGCCGTCCGCGCCGGTGCCTTCGTAGGTGGCCAGTGCCTGGAACCAGCCGTCGGCCAGGGCTCTCACCTCGTCCTCGTTCCAGAGGCGCGGCACCCAGGACCAGGTGGCGGTGAGTGTGCCCTCGGCGTCGGCCACGACGGTGATCTCCAGGCCGTGGGCCACGGGCTGCGCCGAGTCGTGGGCGACACCCAGGGCCGGCCCGGGCAGCGCTTCGGGCGCCGTCGACCAGGGGGTGTCGGTGCCGGGGGTGCCGCGGCCCAGGTAGTTGAACCCGATCTGCGGGGAGGGGAGTTCGGCGAGGACCGCGGCCGTCCCGGGGTTGAGGTGGCGCAGCATGCCGTGTCCGAGGCCGTGGTCGGGGGCGGCCCGCAGATGCTCCTTGACCGCCTTGAGGAGCTGCGCCGGATCACCGAGGTCGAGTCCGCGCAGGTCGAGGCGGACCGGTACGACGCCGGTGAACCAGCCGACCGTCCGGGTCGGGTCGACGCCGTCGGCTATCTCCTCACGGCCGTGCCGCTCGATGTCGAGCAGCAGTGCCGGCCGGTCCCGCAGTCGGGCGTAGGCGGCGGCCAGCGCTGCGAGCAGGACGTCCTCGGGGCCGGCGTGGAAGGCAGCGGGGACGGTGGTGAGCAGACCGGTGGTGGGCAGTTCCCGGGTGAGGTGGCGCATCTGGCCCACGAGGTCGGTGGGCCGTACGGCGGGAAGCGGGGACGGGTCCGCCAACACACCGCGCCACAGGTCGAGTTCCGTCTCCCGGGACACGCTCTGCCGTTGCAGCAGGTGGGCCCAGGCCCGGAAGGACGTGCCCTTCGGGGTGAGGGTGTCTCCGCGCCAGGCTGCGGCCAGGTCGGTGCGCAGGATGCGCCAGGACACCGCGTCGACGGCGAGGTGATGGATCGTCAGCAGCAGTCGGCCGCGGCGGCCGGGGCCGGCGTCGCACCACACCGCTCGGACCAACTCACCGCGCTCCGGGGCGAGTCGTGGCGCTGGCCGGTGGAGGTCCAGTGCGGTCACCCGCTCCAGGAGACCGGTGGCGTCCAGGGAGCCTGGCGGCGGGATGACGGCGGTTCCGTCACTGCCGAGGCGCATCCGCAGGGCGTCATGGTGGTCGATCACGGCCTGGAGTGCCGCCGCGAGACGCTGTTCGTCGGCGTCCTGCGGTGTGACCAGCAGGATCGACTGGCTGAACGCGTCGACGGGTCCGCCGCGTTCGATCAGTCGTCGCAGGGCCGGGGGCAGCGGCAGTTCGCCGGTGGGGGCGTCCTGCGCGGCCGGGGTCACGGCCGGCGCGGCGGCCGCCACCGCGGCGAGACCGGCGACCGTCCGCTGCTCGAACACATCGCGCGGCGTCAGCCGCAGCCCGGCCGCGAGGGCTCTGCTGACCAGGTGGATGGAGGTGATGCTGTCGCCGCCGAGGTCGAAGAAGCCGGTGTCCAGGCCTACTTCGGTCACCTCCAGCCCGAGCGCCTCGGCGAAGAGGCCACGCAGGGTCACCTCCTGCGGCGTGCGCGGCTCCCGCCCGCCCGCCGTCTCCGAGCAGGACGCGGGGGCGGGGAGGGCGGGCCGGTCGAGCTTGCCGTTGGACGTCATCGGCAGGACATCGAGCGGGACCAGCGTCTCGGGGACCATGTGGGCGGGCAGCCGGCGGGCGGCGTGGGCACGGATGTCGTCGAGGTCGTCGGCACCGGCCCCGACGACATAGCCGACCAGACGCCGAACGCCGGGCAGGTCCTCGCGCACCACCACCGCGGCCTGGGTGACGACCGGATGACCGGTCAGTGCTCCCTCGACCTCGCCGGGTTCGATCCGCAGTCCCCTGATCTTCAGCTGTCCGTCGGCCCTGCCACGCAGTTCCAGGACACCGTCGGTGCGTCGTACGGCCAGGTCTCCGGTGCGGTACATCCGCTCACCGGGTGGCCCGAAGGGGTCGGCGACGAACCGCTCCGAGGTCAGGCCGGGGCGCTTCCAGTAGCCGCGCGCCACATGGTCTCCGGCCACATACAGCTCACCCTCGACACCCGGCGGCACAAGGTTCAGGCGTGTGTCGAGCACATACGCCCGGGTGTTCCACATGGGGCGGCCGACGGGTACGGGGCCCGACGGCAGGTCCTCCCCCGGTTCGATGCGGTGGTCCGTGCAGCCGACGGTGAGCTCGGTCGGGCCGTAGTGGTTGACGAGCCGTATGTCGGGGTGATCGCGGCGCCACTCGCGCAGTGCTTCGCCGACCAGGGCCTCGCCGCCCAGCATGAACTCCCCGGTGGGCGAGAGGTCGTGGGGCAGCGCGGGCAGCAGCGGGAGGTGGCTGGGGGTGGCCTTGAGGAAGCTGTAGCCGCCGGCCAGGCCGGTGGCGCCCGCCTCGTGGAAGGCCGCGATGTGGACGCGGCCGCCGATGGCGAGTGCTCCGTGCAGGGTGGTGACGGTCGCGTCGAAGGTCATCGTGGCGTGCAGGAGCGAGGTGCCGCGCAGGCTCGGGTAGGCCTCGACACAGCGGGCCACATAGGTGGTGAGGCTGCGGTGTTCGACCACCACACCCTTGGGGCGACCGGTGGTTCCGGAGGTGTAGATCAGGTAGGCGGGGTCGGTGGGCCGGGCCTTCGGGAGTTCGTCCGCGGCGTCGGGGCGGGTGGCGTCGGTGGGCGTCGCGTCCGGACTCACGTGTGGGCGGGCCGTGTCGACGGTTTCCCGTGCGATGACGCAGACGGGGTCGGCGTCGGACAGTACGTAGGCCGTGCGCTCGGCGGGGTGCTCCGGGTCGAGCGGGAGATAGGCCGCGCCCGCCTTGAGAACGGCCAGGACCGCCACGGCGACATCGACAGAGCGAGGCAGGCCGAAGGCGACGACCCGGCCGGGACCGGCGCCGTGCATGACCAGCACGCGTGCCAGGTCGTCGGCCCGCGCGTCCAGTGCGCGGTACGTCAGTGAGTTGTGGGCGTCGGTCACGGCGACGGCTTCCGGTGTCTCGACCGCCCGCTCCTCGAACATCCGGGGGAACGTCATGTCGGGGACGTCCCGCGCGGTGTCGGTCAGGTCGGACAGCAGACATCGCCGTTCCTCGGGGTCGAGGACGTCGAGGTCGCCGATGGCCCGGTCCGGTTCGGCGAGTGCGGCCCGCAGCAGCCGTTCCAGACGTGCGGCCAGGTCCTCGGCGGTTCGTCGGTCGAAGAGGTCGGCGCTGTACTGGAGGGTGCCCTCGATGCCGTTCGCCGTGCCGTCGGGCGTCCGGTGTTCGGCGAGGTTGAGGGTGAGGTCGATCTTGGTCGTGCCGGTCTCCACGTGGACGGCGCGGTCATGCAGGCCGGGCAGGTCGAGACGCCATGACGCGGTCGGGCGGAAGGCGAGCATCACCTGGAACAGCGGGTGCCTGGCCGGCGAGCGGAACGGGTTGAGCGCCTCGACGAGCTGCTCGAACGGCAGGTCCTGATGGGCGTGGGCGGCCAGGTCGGTCTCGCGCACCCGGCCGAGGAGTTCCCGGAAGGTCGGCTCGCCCGAGGTGTCGGTGCGCAGCACGAGGGTGTTCACGAAGCAGCCGACCAGGTCGTCCAGGGCCTCGTCGGTGCGGCCCGCGACCGGTGTGCCGAGTGGGATGTCGGTGCCCGCTCCCACCCTGGTCAGCAGGGCGGCGAGTGCGGCCTGGACGGCCATGAACACCGTCGCGCCCTGGCCGGCGGCGAGGTCGCGCAGTCGCCGGTGCAGGTCCGCGTCCCAGTGGACGGCGATGTCGCCGCCCCGGTGCGTGGCCCGTGCCGGGCGGGGGCGGTCGACGGGCAGCTCAAGCTCGTCCGGCAGGTCGGCGAGGACGCCGCGCCAGTGGGCGAGCTGCCGGTCCCGGTCGACGGCGATGAGGTCCCGTTGCCTGCGCGCGTAGTCCGTGTAGCGGATGGGGAGCGGCGCCCAGTCGGGGGCCGTGCCGGCGAGCCTCGACCGG
This is a stretch of genomic DNA from Streptomyces sp. NBC_00285. It encodes these proteins:
- a CDS encoding non-ribosomal peptide synthetase, which produces MTDPAAPTRASELSAPVQQAASAVHPAELHGPAPAPGSAAPADARGTDPSALARPLGLSAAQRSMWFGQRLDAAAGSAYNVGEYTEVHGPLDVDRFRTALCRVVAATETLRTRFTADGETVHQIVEPDPAWELTVVDLRDSADPGAAAEAWRENDFAEPFELERAPLFRYAVLLLGDEHWIWYHCYHHIAVDGFSCSLIASRVADTYTALVTGTAHTLPESPLAPLIAADEAHHADDRHAQDREHWAAACADRPDPVGLSGRPPRVTDGFLRRTGHLADGAGDLVHAAAARAGTRWSRVLIAATAAYLHRLTGARDIVLGLAVTARESDTERATPGMASNVLPLRLSVRPDTAAHDLVRQAAAVTRDLLAHQRHRGEELRRELNWPGGDRRFFGPVVNIMAFGPELRFAGHRTTRHNLSTGPVEDLAVNVYERGDDNGIRIDLDASTACYTDSELAAHHRRFTHFAERFAAAVLGPGTPVGRVEVTLPEESAAAGLAGPAPRTAAGTVPALFAAQVAATPTKTAVLCGEQALTYAQLDARANRLAHRLLRLGVRPEDRVAVLMRRSEHLVTALLAVLKAGGAYVGLDPSAPAARTHRTLESTAAAVLLTDGTTAAAFRTDGTAQSYDAEVIVVDDLPSLAAEPDTGPDLPLHPAQLAYVSHTSGSTGTPKGVAVTHRDVTALATDSSFADGAHTRVLVHSPIAFDASTYELWVPLLAGGTAVVAGPDEDVDAASITRLTHRHGLTALWLTAGLFRLVAEEDPGCFTGLRQVWAGGDTVPAGAVRRALDACPGLTVTNGYGPTETTTFATTRPCPGAQPVPDPLPIGRPLDGMRAYVLDGALRPVPPGTLGELYVAGAGVARGYLGRPGASAERFVADPFGPPGERMYRTGDRVRLTPDRELTFHGRADDQVKLRGFRVEPAEVEAALAAHPDVEHAVAVVREDRPGDRGLVAYATAVPGTETEAAALRDHLAAHLPAHLVPSAVVLLDRLPLTVNGKVDRAALPAPVHTPRDLARGARTAHEELLCTLIADVLGLSAVGIRDDFFALGGHSLLALRLVHRIRTTLGADLGLRDVFEAPNAAALARLVASAERARPVPRPLRSTEDGDAPLSSAQRRLWFLHRAEPTGAAYHVPLAVRLTGAPLDQDALRAALADVCARHEILRTVYPDTEGTPRPRLLDGAAPQLHVSHVTEDELPSMAAELASREFRLATDIPLRAHLLTLSAEGEDDKAPTDHVLLLVLHHIAADGWSLQPLLSDLATAYRSRLAGTAPDWAPLPIRYTDYARRQRDLIAVDRDRQLAHWRGVLADLPDELELPVDRPRPARATHRGGDIAVHWDADLHRRLRDLAAGQGATVFMAVQAALAALLTRVGAGTDIPLGTPVAGRTDEALDDLVGCFVNTLVLRTDTSGEPTFRELLGRVRETDLAAHAHQDLPFEQLVEALNPFRSPARHPLFQVMLAFRPTASWRLDLPGLHDRAVHVETGTTKIDLTLNLAEHRTPDGTANGIEGTLQYSADLFDRRTAEDLAARLERLLRAALAEPDRAIGDLDVLDPEERRCLLSDLTDTARDVPDMTFPRMFEERAVETPEAVAVTDAHNSLTYRALDARADDLARVLVMHGAGPGRVVAFGLPRSVDVAVAVLAVLKAGAAYLPLDPEHPAERTAYVLSDADPVCVIARETVDTARPHVSPDATPTDATRPDAADELPKARPTDPAYLIYTSGTTGRPKGVVVEHRSLTTYVARCVEAYPSLRGTSLLHATMTFDATVTTLHGALAIGGRVHIAAFHEAGATGLAGGYSFLKATPSHLPLLPALPHDLSPTGEFMLGGEALVGEALREWRRDHPDIRLVNHYGPTELTVGCTDHRIEPGEDLPSGPVPVGRPMWNTRAYVLDTRLNLVPPGVEGELYVAGDHVARGYWKRPGLTSERFVADPFGPPGERMYRTGDLAVRRTDGVLELRGRADGQLKIRGLRIEPGEVEGALTGHPVVTQAAVVVREDLPGVRRLVGYVVGAGADDLDDIRAHAARRLPAHMVPETLVPLDVLPMTSNGKLDRPALPAPASCSETAGGREPRTPQEVTLRGLFAEALGLEVTEVGLDTGFFDLGGDSITSIHLVSRALAAGLRLTPRDVFEQRTVAGLAAVAAAAPAVTPAAQDAPTGELPLPPALRRLIERGGPVDAFSQSILLVTPQDADEQRLAAALQAVIDHHDALRMRLGSDGTAVIPPPGSLDATGLLERVTALDLHRPAPRLAPERGELVRAVWCDAGPGRRGRLLLTIHHLAVDAVSWRILRTDLAAAWRGDTLTPKGTSFRAWAHLLQRQSVSRETELDLWRGVLADPSPLPAVRPTDLVGQMRHLTRELPTTGLLTTVPAAFHAGPEDVLLAALAAAYARLRDRPALLLDIERHGREEIADGVDPTRTVGWFTGVVPVRLDLRGLDLGDPAQLLKAVKEHLRAAPDHGLGHGMLRHLNPGTAAVLAELPSPQIGFNYLGRGTPGTDTPWSTAPEALPGPALGVAHDSAQPVAHGLEITVVADAEGTLTATWSWVPRLWNEDEVRALADGWFQALATYEGTGADGGHTPSDVPLVSLSQAEIDELEAEFASEWR